A region of Streptomyces sp. NBC_01788 DNA encodes the following proteins:
- a CDS encoding chitinase, whose protein sequence is MRSFLTPVAGLACLVALAATGCSPMSDGTSDAAHKAGRPSTSYAPYVSATTASGTDSAGSPATYNLAFVISGGSGCAPEWDGMMGLDDPEVTSRIGKLRKSGVTVRVSFGGAHGKELATTCENASALADAYGKALDAAGSTRADFDVEGRTLTDSASVDLRSRAIALLQKRRPGLEVSFTLPVMPSGLGAHGLALLESANEHDVQVSTVNLMTMNYAESYTGDMGAYALAAAKATHTQLKKVFGLSDAGAWEGMALTPMIGANDIAGETFTLADAARVRSFAEEKRIAWVSMWSTFRDRQCEKDVPSRDDAATDCSGVKQKPGAFARVLGG, encoded by the coding sequence ATGAGGAGTTTCCTGACGCCGGTGGCCGGGCTCGCCTGCCTGGTCGCCCTGGCCGCCACGGGCTGCTCCCCGATGTCCGACGGCACCTCCGACGCGGCCCACAAGGCGGGCCGCCCCAGCACCTCGTACGCCCCTTACGTGAGCGCCACTACGGCTTCGGGCACCGACTCGGCGGGCTCGCCCGCGACGTACAACCTCGCCTTCGTCATCTCCGGCGGCAGCGGCTGCGCTCCGGAGTGGGACGGCATGATGGGGCTGGACGACCCCGAGGTGACGTCCCGGATCGGGAAACTGAGGAAGTCGGGCGTCACGGTGCGCGTCTCCTTCGGCGGGGCCCACGGCAAGGAGTTGGCGACGACCTGTGAGAACGCGTCCGCGCTGGCGGACGCGTACGGGAAGGCTCTGGACGCGGCGGGTTCGACCCGGGCCGACTTCGACGTCGAGGGCCGTACGCTGACCGACTCCGCCTCCGTCGACCTGCGTTCCCGGGCGATCGCCCTGCTGCAGAAGCGGCGGCCCGGTCTGGAGGTGTCCTTCACGCTGCCCGTCATGCCGTCCGGGCTGGGCGCCCACGGCCTGGCCCTGCTGGAGTCCGCGAACGAGCACGACGTCCAGGTCTCGACCGTCAACCTCATGACGATGAACTACGCCGAGTCCTACACCGGCGACATGGGTGCCTACGCCCTCGCCGCCGCGAAGGCCACCCACACCCAGTTGAAGAAGGTCTTCGGCCTCTCGGACGCCGGCGCCTGGGAGGGCATGGCGCTCACCCCGATGATCGGCGCCAACGACATCGCCGGCGAGACGTTCACCCTCGCGGACGCGGCCCGGGTGCGCTCCTTCGCGGAGGAGAAGCGGATCGCCTGGGTCTCGATGTGGTCCACCTTCCGCGACCGCCAGTGCGAGAAGGACGTCCCGTCCCGGGACGACGCGGCGACGGACTGCAGCGGGGT
- a CDS encoding demethylmenaquinone methyltransferase, whose product MTRASLEKQPHDVASMFDDVAERYDLTNDVLSLGQDRRWRKEVARAVDARPAQKILDLAAGTATSSLPFTRAGAYVVPCDFSLGMLRVGKRRHAWLPFTAGDATRLPFKDDTFDAVTISFGLRNVQDTETALREMYRVTRPGGRVVICEFSHPTWAPFRTVYTEYLMRALPPVARAVSSNPDAYVYLAESIRAWPDQPGLAGLLRTAGWSKVAWRNLSGGIVSLHRGFKD is encoded by the coding sequence GTGACCCGCGCATCCCTGGAGAAGCAGCCGCACGACGTCGCCTCGATGTTCGACGACGTGGCGGAACGGTACGACCTGACCAACGACGTGCTGTCCCTGGGGCAGGACCGGCGGTGGCGGAAGGAGGTCGCCAGGGCGGTCGACGCCCGTCCGGCGCAGAAGATCCTCGATCTCGCCGCCGGGACGGCCACCTCCTCGCTGCCCTTCACCCGCGCCGGCGCCTACGTCGTCCCCTGCGACTTCTCGCTCGGGATGCTGCGGGTCGGCAAGCGGCGGCACGCCTGGCTGCCGTTCACCGCGGGCGACGCGACGCGGCTGCCGTTCAAGGACGACACCTTCGACGCCGTCACCATCTCCTTCGGGCTGCGCAACGTGCAGGACACCGAGACGGCCCTGCGGGAGATGTACCGGGTGACCCGGCCCGGCGGCCGGGTGGTCATCTGCGAGTTCTCCCACCCCACCTGGGCGCCGTTCCGCACGGTCTACACCGAGTACCTGATGCGGGCCCTGCCGCCCGTGGCGCGCGCGGTGTCCTCCAACCCGGACGCGTACGTGTACCTCGCCGAGTCCATCCGGGCCTGGCCCGACCAGCCCGGGCTGGCCGGGCTGCTGCGCACGGCGGGCTGGTCGAAGGTGGCCTGGCGCAACCTCAGCGGCGGGATCGTGTCCCTGCACCGGGGGTTCAAGGACTGA
- a CDS encoding PASTA domain-containing protein, with amino-acid sequence MTPKTPEVRVPRLVGLMAVDARETARAQGLFLNAPDRPDFHLTFVDHVVRQYPQPGAEVPRDSMVYVWFDFGAGEGGGGVREPRVPRPPTGGLQRELDEPGDPYAASPV; translated from the coding sequence ATGACACCCAAGACACCCGAAGTGCGCGTGCCGCGCCTGGTCGGACTGATGGCCGTGGACGCACGCGAGACCGCCCGGGCCCAGGGCCTGTTCCTCAACGCGCCGGACCGCCCGGACTTCCATCTCACGTTCGTCGACCACGTCGTCCGCCAGTACCCGCAGCCCGGCGCCGAGGTGCCGCGGGACTCCATGGTGTACGTGTGGTTCGACTTCGGCGCGGGCGAGGGAGGCGGAGGCGTCCGCGAGCCGCGCGTCCCGCGGCCGCCCACGGGCGGCCTTCAGCGCGAACTCGACGAACCAGGTGATCCGTACGCGGCCAGCCCCGTGTGA
- a CDS encoding GNAT family N-acetyltransferase — translation MNRALPVVRLRVPTDEDAVAWHQIFADPDVMEFHGGRPAELSVYEELTARQRRHDAERGFCLWTMLDETGRVIGFTGAQPWERDWGPTGEIEIGWRLSREHWGRGYVTAAAQMTLERLRGAGLTSVVAMVDARNKRSIAVTERLGMRLAQTFVTPVSERQGHCYRLEL, via the coding sequence GTGAACCGAGCTCTCCCCGTCGTACGCCTGCGCGTCCCCACCGATGAGGACGCCGTCGCCTGGCACCAGATCTTCGCCGACCCGGACGTCATGGAGTTCCACGGCGGCAGACCGGCGGAGCTGTCCGTCTACGAGGAACTCACCGCCCGTCAGCGGCGGCACGACGCCGAGCGCGGCTTCTGCCTGTGGACGATGCTCGACGAGACCGGCCGGGTCATCGGCTTCACCGGCGCCCAGCCGTGGGAGCGGGACTGGGGCCCCACGGGCGAGATCGAGATCGGCTGGCGGCTCTCGCGCGAGCACTGGGGCCGCGGATACGTCACGGCGGCCGCCCAAATGACCCTGGAGCGGCTGCGGGGGGCCGGCCTGACGAGCGTGGTGGCGATGGTCGACGCGCGCAACAAGCGGTCCATCGCGGTCACCGAGCGCCTCGGCATGCGTCTGGCGCAGACCTTCGTGACGCCGGTGTCGGAGCGGCAGGGGCACTGCTATCGGCTGGAGCTCTGA
- a CDS encoding geranylgeranyl reductase family protein — protein sequence MTVTEPLSENTADVIVVGAGPAGSTTAYHLARAGLDVLLLEKTEFPREKVCGDGLTPRAVKQLVAMGIDISEEAGWLRNKGLRIVGGGVRLQLDWPDLASFPDYGLVRKRDDFDEQLARQAQKAGARLFERCNVSAPLVDDRTGRITGVRAKLGEEKREVTFHAPLVVAADGNSTRLSLAMGLHRREDRPMGVAVRTYFTSPRHDDDYLESWLELWDRRGPQDRLLPGYGWIFGMGDGTSNVGLGVLNTSESFKELDWREVLKAWCASMPEDWGYTPDNMTGPIRGAALPMAFNRQPHYTRGLLLVGDAGGLVNPFNGEGIAYAMESGQLAADVIVQAHSRATPAQRELALRRYPRVLKDTYGGYYTLGRAFVKLIGNPKVMQIAAQRGLTHPVLMKFTLKLLANLTDPTGGDAMDRIINGLSKVAPKA from the coding sequence GTGACCGTGACTGAGCCCCTCTCCGAGAACACCGCAGATGTGATCGTCGTGGGCGCGGGGCCGGCCGGGTCCACCACCGCGTATCACCTCGCCCGGGCCGGACTCGACGTACTCCTGCTGGAGAAGACCGAGTTCCCGCGGGAGAAGGTCTGCGGCGACGGCCTCACCCCACGCGCCGTCAAACAGCTCGTCGCGATGGGCATCGACATCTCCGAGGAGGCCGGCTGGCTGCGCAACAAGGGCCTGCGGATCGTCGGCGGAGGCGTCCGCCTCCAGCTCGACTGGCCCGACCTCGCCTCCTTCCCCGACTACGGACTCGTGCGCAAGCGCGACGACTTCGACGAGCAGCTCGCCCGGCAGGCGCAGAAGGCGGGTGCCCGGCTGTTCGAGCGCTGCAACGTGTCCGCGCCCCTCGTGGACGACCGCACCGGCCGCATCACCGGGGTCAGGGCCAAGCTGGGCGAGGAGAAGCGCGAGGTCACCTTCCACGCGCCGCTCGTCGTCGCCGCCGACGGCAACTCCACCCGGCTGTCCCTGGCGATGGGCCTGCACCGCCGTGAGGACCGCCCGATGGGCGTCGCGGTGCGCACCTACTTCACCAGCCCGCGCCACGACGACGACTACCTGGAGTCCTGGCTGGAGCTGTGGGACCGGCGCGGCCCCCAGGACCGGCTGCTGCCCGGCTACGGCTGGATCTTCGGCATGGGCGACGGCACCTCCAACGTCGGCCTGGGCGTGCTCAACACCTCCGAGTCCTTCAAGGAGCTGGACTGGCGCGAGGTGCTCAAGGCCTGGTGCGCGTCGATGCCCGAGGACTGGGGCTACACCCCGGACAACATGACCGGCCCGATCCGCGGCGCGGCCCTGCCCATGGCCTTCAACCGGCAGCCCCACTACACGCGGGGCCTGCTGCTCGTCGGCGACGCGGGCGGCCTGGTCAACCCCTTCAACGGCGAGGGCATCGCCTATGCGATGGAGTCCGGTCAGCTCGCCGCCGACGTCATCGTCCAGGCTCACTCCCGGGCCACCCCGGCGCAGCGCGAACTCGCCCTGCGGCGCTACCCGCGCGTCCTGAAGGACACCTACGGCGGCTACTACACGCTGGGCCGCGCCTTCGTGAAGCTCATCGGCAACCCGAAGGTCATGCAGATCGCCGCCCAGCGCGGGCTGACCCACCCGGTGCTGATGAAGTTCACCCTCAAGCTCCTGGCCAACCTCACCGACCCGACGGGCGGCGACGCGATGGACCGCATCATCAACGGCCTGAGCAAGGTGGCTCCGAAGGCCTGA
- a CDS encoding C40 family peptidase: MSHTAHIRSHRKPRRSASRVTMRAGVAGGVLGTLAVAGTSASSANAAEPVTQTLELPTLTSDLAAQVAQSADATEQAAANYRLSAERDAAAANAAKQAKADLADAKKKAEARKKAEAARKKAAEAARQAAADRASRTTERPTLSATASVGSTSASVSTATGSAAAVVSFVKAQVGKAYVSGATGPSAFDCSGLVQTAFKQVGISLPRVSQDQSTAGTQVSLSNLQPGDILYWGGAGSAYHVGVYVGNGMFVGAQNPSTGVVERPLSYDPPSGAVRVL; encoded by the coding sequence ATGTCCCACACCGCTCACATACGCAGCCACCGGAAGCCCCGCCGTAGCGCGTCGAGAGTCACGATGCGGGCCGGAGTTGCCGGCGGCGTCCTCGGCACCCTGGCAGTGGCCGGCACGTCCGCCTCGTCGGCGAACGCCGCCGAGCCGGTGACCCAGACCCTCGAACTGCCCACCCTGACCTCCGACCTGGCCGCTCAGGTGGCCCAGTCGGCGGACGCGACGGAACAGGCGGCCGCCAACTACCGCCTGAGCGCCGAGCGCGACGCGGCCGCCGCAAACGCCGCGAAGCAGGCCAAGGCGGACCTTGCCGACGCCAAGAAGAAGGCGGAGGCCCGCAAGAAGGCCGAGGCCGCCCGCAAGAAGGCCGCCGAGGCCGCCCGCCAGGCCGCCGCCGACCGTGCCTCCCGCACGACCGAGCGGCCGACTCTCAGCGCCACGGCGAGCGTCGGCTCCACCTCCGCGAGCGTGTCCACGGCGACCGGTTCGGCCGCGGCGGTGGTCTCGTTCGTCAAGGCCCAGGTCGGCAAGGCCTACGTCTCCGGCGCCACCGGCCCGTCCGCCTTCGACTGCTCCGGCCTGGTGCAGACGGCCTTCAAGCAGGTCGGCATCAGCCTGCCGCGGGTCTCCCAGGACCAGTCGACCGCCGGCACCCAGGTGTCGCTGTCCAACCTCCAGCCGGGCGACATCCTCTACTGGGGCGGCGCGGGCAGCGCGTACCACGTGGGTGTCTACGTCGGTAACGGTATGTTCGTCGGTGCGCAGAACCCGTCCACGGGCGTCGTCGAGCGTCCGCTGTCCTACGACCCGCCGTCCGGCGCGGTCCGGGTGCTCTGA
- a CDS encoding NADH-quinone oxidoreductase subunit A has protein sequence MNAYAPILVLGALGAGFAIFSVVMATLIGPKRYNRAKLEAYECGIEPTPTPAGGGRFPIKYYLTAMLFIVFDIEIVFLYPWAVSFDALGVFGLVEMLLFVLTVFVAYAYVWRRGGLEWD, from the coding sequence GTGAACGCGTATGCGCCCATCCTCGTACTGGGAGCCCTCGGGGCAGGCTTTGCGATCTTCTCCGTGGTCATGGCCACGCTGATCGGACCGAAGCGGTACAACCGCGCCAAACTCGAGGCCTACGAGTGCGGAATCGAGCCGACCCCCACGCCGGCCGGCGGCGGGCGCTTCCCCATCAAGTACTACCTGACGGCGATGCTCTTCATCGTCTTCGACATCGAGATCGTCTTCCTCTACCCATGGGCCGTCAGCTTCGACGCCCTGGGTGTATTCGGGCTCGTGGAGATGCTGCTCTTCGTGCTCACGGTCTTCGTCGCGTACGCGTACGTATGGCGGCGCGGCGGCCTGGAATGGGACTGA
- a CDS encoding NuoB/complex I 20 kDa subunit family protein produces MGLEEKLPSGFLLTTVEQAAGWVRKASVFPATFGLACCAIEMMTTGAGRYDLARFGMEVFRGSPRQADLMIVAGRVSQKMAPVLRQVYDQMPNPKWVISMGVCASSGGMFNNYAIVQGVDHIVPVDIYLPGCPPRPEMLIDAILKLHQKIQSSKLGVNAEEAAREAEEAALKALPTIEMKGLLR; encoded by the coding sequence ATGGGACTCGAAGAAAAGCTGCCGAGCGGCTTCCTGCTGACCACCGTCGAGCAGGCCGCGGGCTGGGTGCGCAAGGCGTCCGTCTTCCCGGCCACTTTCGGCCTCGCCTGCTGCGCGATCGAGATGATGACCACCGGCGCCGGGCGCTACGACCTGGCGCGCTTCGGCATGGAGGTCTTCCGGGGTTCGCCCCGCCAGGCGGACCTGATGATCGTGGCCGGCCGGGTCAGCCAGAAGATGGCGCCGGTCCTCAGGCAGGTCTACGACCAGATGCCCAACCCCAAGTGGGTGATCTCGATGGGCGTGTGCGCCTCCTCGGGCGGCATGTTCAACAACTACGCGATCGTCCAGGGCGTCGACCACATCGTTCCGGTCGACATCTACCTGCCGGGCTGTCCGCCGCGGCCCGAGATGCTGATCGACGCGATCCTCAAGCTGCACCAGAAGATCCAGTCCTCCAAGCTCGGCGTGAACGCCGAGGAGGCCGCCCGCGAGGCGGAGGAGGCCGCGCTCAAGGCCCTGCCCACGATCGAGATGAAGGGGCTGCTGCGATGA
- a CDS encoding NADH-quinone oxidoreductase subunit C gives MSDGHGKDVNGSANGVNPEKDLSAGNLPGRRGQGGEEIRVQRGMFGADNGGDTSGYGGLVRSVRLPGPASRPYGGPGGAFDEIADELEGALEEQGLLPENAIEKTIVDRGELTFHIEREHLVRVARTLRDDPALRFELCTGVSGVHYPQDKGRELHAVYHLRSITHNRLVRLEVSAPDADPHIPSLVPVYPTNDWHERETYDFFGIVFDGHPALTRIMMPDDWQGHPQRKDYPLGGIPVEYKGAQIPAPDQRRSYS, from the coding sequence ATGAGCGACGGACACGGCAAGGACGTCAACGGGTCCGCGAACGGGGTGAACCCGGAGAAGGACCTGTCCGCCGGTAACCTTCCCGGCCGGCGGGGCCAGGGCGGTGAGGAGATCCGCGTCCAGCGCGGCATGTTCGGCGCCGACAACGGCGGCGACACCTCCGGCTACGGCGGGCTGGTCCGCTCGGTCCGGCTCCCGGGTCCGGCGAGCCGCCCCTACGGCGGCCCCGGCGGAGCCTTCGACGAGATCGCCGACGAACTCGAGGGCGCGCTGGAGGAACAGGGACTCCTCCCGGAGAACGCGATCGAGAAGACGATCGTCGACCGCGGCGAACTGACCTTCCACATCGAGCGCGAGCACCTGGTGCGCGTCGCCCGCACCCTGCGCGACGACCCCGCCCTGCGCTTCGAGCTGTGCACCGGCGTCAGCGGCGTCCACTACCCGCAGGACAAGGGCCGCGAGCTGCACGCCGTGTACCACCTGCGCTCGATCACCCACAACCGGCTGGTCCGGCTGGAGGTCAGCGCCCCCGACGCCGACCCGCACATCCCGTCGCTGGTCCCCGTCTACCCGACCAACGACTGGCACGAGCGCGAGACCTACGACTTCTTCGGAATCGTCTTCGACGGCCACCCGGCCCTGACGCGGATCATGATGCCGGACGACTGGCAGGGCCATCCGCAGCGCAAGGACTACCCCCTCGGCGGCATCCCCGTCGAGTACAAGGGCGCCCAGATCCCGGCTCCGGACCAGCGGAGGTCGTACTCATGA
- a CDS encoding NADH-quinone oxidoreductase subunit D, giving the protein MSTHTPSSSSARETTEGTVYTVTGGDWDEVARSAARADDERIVVNMGPQHPSTHGVLRLILEIDGETVTEARCGIGYLHTGIEKNIEFRTWTQGTTFVTRMDYLTSFFNETAYCLAVEKLLGIEDQITERAKIIRVLLMELNRLSSHLVCIATGGMELGATTIMIYGFRDREMILDLYELITGLRMNHAYIRPGGLAQDLPPGAVDQIREFVKKMTKNLPEYDKLATGNPIFKARMQDVGYLDLAGCMALGATGPILRSTGLPHDLRKTQPYCGYETYDFDIPTADTCDSYGRFLIRLEEMRQSLRIVEQCLDRLEPGPVMVADKKIAWPAQLALGPDGLGNSLDHIKKIMGTSMEALIHHFKLVTEGFRVPPGQAYAAVESPKGELGVHVVSDGGTRPYRVHFRDPSFTNLQAMAAMCEGGQVADVIVAVASIDPVMGGVDR; this is encoded by the coding sequence ATGAGCACGCACACCCCGTCGTCGTCCTCCGCGCGCGAGACGACCGAGGGCACGGTCTACACGGTCACCGGTGGCGACTGGGACGAGGTCGCCCGGTCCGCGGCCCGCGCGGACGACGAGCGCATCGTCGTCAACATGGGTCCCCAGCACCCCTCGACCCACGGCGTGCTCCGGCTGATCCTGGAGATCGACGGCGAGACGGTCACCGAGGCCCGCTGCGGCATCGGCTATCTGCACACCGGCATCGAGAAGAACATCGAGTTCCGCACGTGGACGCAGGGCACCACCTTCGTCACGCGCATGGACTACCTGACGTCCTTCTTCAACGAGACCGCCTACTGCCTCGCCGTCGAGAAACTCCTCGGCATCGAGGACCAGATCACCGAACGCGCCAAGATCATCCGGGTGCTCCTGATGGAGCTGAACCGGCTCTCCTCCCACCTGGTGTGCATCGCCACCGGCGGCATGGAACTCGGCGCCACCACGATCATGATCTACGGATTCCGTGATCGTGAAATGATTCTCGACCTCTACGAGCTCATCACCGGCCTGCGGATGAACCACGCGTACATCCGGCCCGGCGGACTCGCCCAGGACCTGCCGCCCGGCGCGGTGGACCAGATCCGCGAGTTCGTGAAGAAGATGACGAAGAACCTCCCGGAGTACGACAAGCTCGCCACCGGGAACCCCATCTTCAAGGCCCGTATGCAGGACGTCGGCTACCTCGACCTGGCCGGCTGCATGGCCCTCGGCGCCACCGGCCCGATCCTGCGCTCCACCGGCCTGCCGCACGACCTGCGCAAGACCCAGCCCTACTGCGGCTACGAGACGTACGACTTCGACATCCCGACCGCCGACACCTGCGACTCCTACGGCCGCTTCCTGATCCGCCTGGAGGAGATGCGCCAGTCGCTCAGGATCGTCGAGCAGTGCCTGGACCGGCTGGAGCCGGGCCCGGTCATGGTCGCCGACAAGAAGATCGCCTGGCCGGCCCAGCTCGCCCTGGGACCGGACGGACTCGGCAACTCCCTGGACCACATCAAGAAGATCATGGGCACCTCCATGGAGGCCCTGATCCACCACTTCAAGCTGGTCACCGAGGGCTTCCGCGTCCCGCCGGGACAGGCGTACGCGGCGGTCGAGTCGCCCAAGGGCGAACTCGGGGTGCACGTCGTCTCCGACGGAGGCACCCGCCCCTACCGGGTCCACTTCCGGGACCCGTCCTTCACCAACCTTCAGGCGATGGCGGCGATGTGCGAGGGCGGCCAGGTCGCCGACGTCATCGTCGCCGTCGCGTCCATCGATCCCGTGATGGGAGGCGTCGACCGGTGA
- the nuoE gene encoding NADH-quinone oxidoreductase subunit NuoE yields the protein MTTSSSEQGVSLGMPELPAPDYPDDVRTRLERDAREIIARYPDSRSALLPLLHLVQSEEGHVTRTGMRFCADVLGLTTAEVTAVATFYTMYRRKPSGDYQVGVCTNTLCAVMGGDAIFEALQEHLGVGNGETTDDGKVTLEHIECNAACDYAPVVMVNWEFFDNQTPASIKRLVDDLRAGRPVTPTRGAPLCTFKETARILAGFPDEREGATESGGSAGPASLVGLRLAKGEAAPARVVHPRDGGPQDADPQDAVHQPSPTEHLSSHDAPEDTSASDPSHPAGPVGDVGEEGEG from the coding sequence GTGACCACCAGTTCTTCGGAGCAGGGCGTCAGCCTGGGCATGCCCGAACTGCCCGCGCCCGACTACCCGGACGACGTCCGTACCCGGCTCGAACGGGACGCGCGCGAGATCATCGCCCGCTACCCGGACTCCCGGTCCGCCCTCCTGCCGCTGCTGCACCTGGTCCAGTCGGAGGAGGGGCACGTCACGCGCACCGGGATGCGGTTCTGCGCGGACGTGCTCGGCCTGACCACGGCCGAGGTCACCGCGGTCGCCACCTTCTACACCATGTACCGGCGCAAGCCGTCCGGCGACTACCAGGTGGGCGTCTGCACCAACACCCTGTGCGCCGTGATGGGCGGCGACGCCATCTTCGAGGCCCTCCAGGAGCACCTCGGCGTCGGCAACGGCGAGACCACCGACGACGGCAAGGTCACCCTGGAGCACATCGAGTGCAACGCGGCCTGCGACTACGCGCCGGTCGTGATGGTCAACTGGGAGTTCTTCGACAACCAGACCCCGGCGAGCATCAAGCGCCTGGTCGACGACCTGCGCGCGGGACGGCCGGTGACACCCACGCGCGGCGCGCCCCTGTGCACGTTCAAGGAGACCGCCCGGATCCTGGCCGGCTTCCCCGACGAGCGCGAAGGGGCGACGGAGTCCGGCGGCAGCGCGGGACCCGCCTCGCTGGTGGGCCTTCGCCTGGCCAAGGGAGAGGCCGCACCCGCGCGCGTGGTCCACCCGCGCGACGGCGGACCGCAGGACGCCGACCCGCAGGACGCCGTGCACCAGCCGTCGCCGACCGAGCACCTGAGCTCGCACGACGCGCCCGAGGACACATCGGCATCCGACCCGTCCCACCCGGCGGGACCTGTCGGAGACGTCGGAGAGGAGGGGGAGGGATGA